Within Metabacillus schmidteae, the genomic segment CATGACCTTATCAGGCAACCACTATGAAATGATTCATTTTTACAACAATCTCTTAAACACCATTGAAGAAGGCTTTGACTATGTCATTCAAAGCTTCACAAATTTTGAATTAACTGAAGCGGATCGCATCTTTAAGGATATTTTAGCCGCTTTTTATCATGTTGATTCCACTCATAAGACACTTCATGCTGTATTACAGGAAGAACGTGAGCTTATTGAGGAGATGGACAAGTTTGATGGAGTGATCTTAGCTTTAGATGAAGAGTCATCGATTTTCACATCCTTAGATGCTCATCAAGATTTTGTAAAAAATCAATTGTTTCCTGCTTATTTATCCTGGAAGGAATCTGTTCAGAATCAATTGCAGCCTTATATTACACATTAATACTCGTCGATTGGCGAGTTTTTTTATTTCGTTGATAGGAAAAGGCTTGCCTACATAATCTAGAAAAACAATGTAAATTTCGATATAATAATGTTGAAAAATAGTGAAGGAGGTGCAGTCATGGAACAAGAAACTATGTTAAAGGAAATTCTACATGCCTTAAAGTTGCATTCAGACAAAGTGGATCAAAGATTTGACCGACTTGAAGGACGATTAGACAGAATGGAGAAAAAAATGGACGGTTTTCGCGTTGAATTAACCGAAACACAAGAAACAGTTGATTTTATTTCTGTCAAAACGTTACAACATGAGAAAAAGCTTCGTGAACTAAACCAATCTTGATTCACCTAAACCACTTTCCTCTAAAGTTTGCCCCTTTAGCCACTAGACCAAATATAACCCAGAGAGAGAAAAAATTTCAGAAAGGAATCCTTATGATTCCAGTTAAAAACTCGTTTAAATTTGGCGAGTTTTTTTCATTTAATCAATCCGCGAATCATAAACTATTTACATACCCTTAACGTCCCCTTCACAAACTTAACCCAACCATACAAACTTCTACAAATTATTTCAAAATTTCACAAACTTTTTTCAAGTTTATGCAGGAGACAAGCAGGGAAGTATAGAAGTAGTACTACATAGCTTTATCATAAAGGAGGAGTTCAATCATGAGATATAACGTCCGAGGGGAAAACATTGAAATAACTCCAGCATTAAGAGAATATGCAGAAAAGAAAATTGGTAAGCTTGAGAGATACTTTGAGGAGTCAGTTGACGCGAATGTCAATGTTAACTTAAAGTATTATAATGATCAGGAATCTAAAATAGAGGTTACAATCCCAATGACAGATCTGGTCCTGCGTGCTGAGGAAAATCATCAGGATATGTACGCGGCAATCGATCTTGTTGTGAATAAATTAGAACGTCAAATTCGTAAGCATAAAACAAAAGTGAATCGCAAGCTGCGTGAGCAGGGTACTCCAAAGTTTGTGTTTAGCAATTTCCAGCCTGAGGATGCACCACAGGATGAAGTGGATGAAGCAGAAGAGGTTGTTCGTACAAAACGATTTAATCTGAAGCCGATGGACAGTGAGGAAGCAATTCTTCAAATGGACATGCTTGGACATAGTTTCTTCGTTTACACAGATGCAAAAACGAATAAAACAAATGTTGTATATAAACGTAAAGATGGAAAATACGGCTTAATTGAGCCACATGTATAAAAAGCAGCAGCGCCTTTAGGGCGCTGTTTTGACGTTGAGGGGGCAACTTACAATGAAAACACCTAACATCCTTGTCATAGGCAGCATTAACATGGACCTTGTTACACAGACAAACACGATCCCAAAAGTTGGTGAGACTATTCTAGGAGAACATTTTTTCACAGTTCCAGGTGGAAAAGGGGCCAATCAAGCGGTAGCTGCTGCAAAACTGGGAGGAGATGTTACCTTACTTGGCTGTGTTGGAGATGATGCTTTTGGCAACGAATTAAAGCAGCATTTGCAAACTCAAGGCATACATACCGATTACATCCACACCATTTCAGCTATTTCTACTGGAGTTGCATCCATTACCTTATCAGAAGGAGACAACAGTATCATCGTTGTTCCAGGCGCGAATCATAAACTTACACCACAACTAGTTCTTCAACATGAAGAACTGATCTCAAATGCCGATATTCTATTACTACAATTAGAAATCCCATTAGACAGTGTTGTCAAAGCAACTGAATTAGCACAAAAACATAAGGTTCCGGTTATTCTAAATCCAGCACCAATGCAGGAACTGCCAGAAAACTTAATACTCCAAGCAACCTACATCACGCCAAATGAACACGAATTAGAAAGTCTTTTGGCTAGTACGAACCTATCCCAGGACGAAGCTGAAGAGTTAAAAGCAAAATCCATTGTCACGAGGGGATCAAAAGGAATTCAGCTACACCAGGATGGCAAGGATCAGCTTATTAGCGGATATGAAGTGGAGGCGGTTGATTCTACTGGAGCGGGGGATACATTTAATGGAGCATTGGCCGTATCTCTTAGTAAAGGATTATCATTGCTTGAGGCCAGTGAGTTTGCAAATGCTGCAGCGGCACTTTCTGTCACAAAACTCGGTGCTCAATCGGGGATGCCGACAAAGGATGAAGTTGACTCTTTTCTAAAATCATAGAGATCAAGCCTAAAATTATTTTTTGTAGAATTAAAAATAGAGATTTTATTTCCATACATTTGCCAATAATAAAATGACCAACTATTTAAGAGGTGGATGTATGAAAGTAAATCTCCCACAAGAACAACTGGATCAGCTTCATGAGTTAAAAAGTACGCAAGAAAAGGTCTCAAACGACTGGATTGATTATTGGTTTGAATATTCATCATTTGATACTTGGCAATTTTGGGTTAATGTCAGCTTTATCATTATTCCACTAATTGTTCTTTATATTTTCATTGATAAAAAGAGAGTATTTTTGTTAGGTTTCTATGGTTTTAATATTCATGTGTGGATGGTCTATACGGATGCAATAGGGACGAGATACAATTTCTTTGAATATCCGTATAAAGCAGTTCCGTTTTTACCGATTCATGTTGGAATTGATACATCTTTAGTACCCGTGCTATTTATACTTTTGTATCAATGGATATTACATAAAAAGAAAAATTTTTATCTTTATAATCTTGGATTAATCCTTTTTTTATCATTTATATTTAAGCCAATAATCGTTTCACATCACCTTTTTCATTTGAAAAATGGCGCCAATTTTTTATATATTTTTTTGTTATATGTAATTGTTGTTCTAATCTCCAGAGCAATAACAAATGTGTTCATATATCTACATTCTAAGTCTGAATTGAAAGAAACGCACTAGAAGCACTCTTAAGGTGCTTTTTTTGATCGTTTTAGCCAATTTCCTACTTAGACATCTGTTCAGTTGTCCCACATCCCAAATAGTGCTAAAATAAAGGGTAGACAATGAGTAGTAAATGATCTTTCACTCTAAATACAGAGGAGCGTATTACATGCTTGGAATTTTGAATAAGGTGTTTGATTTTAACA encodes:
- the hpf gene encoding ribosome hibernation-promoting factor, HPF/YfiA family, translating into MRYNVRGENIEITPALREYAEKKIGKLERYFEESVDANVNVNLKYYNDQESKIEVTIPMTDLVLRAEENHQDMYAAIDLVVNKLERQIRKHKTKVNRKLREQGTPKFVFSNFQPEDAPQDEVDEAEEVVRTKRFNLKPMDSEEAILQMDMLGHSFFVYTDAKTNKTNVVYKRKDGKYGLIEPHV
- the rbsK gene encoding ribokinase, encoding MKTPNILVIGSINMDLVTQTNTIPKVGETILGEHFFTVPGGKGANQAVAAAKLGGDVTLLGCVGDDAFGNELKQHLQTQGIHTDYIHTISAISTGVASITLSEGDNSIIVVPGANHKLTPQLVLQHEELISNADILLLQLEIPLDSVVKATELAQKHKVPVILNPAPMQELPENLILQATYITPNEHELESLLASTNLSQDEAEELKAKSIVTRGSKGIQLHQDGKDQLISGYEVEAVDSTGAGDTFNGALAVSLSKGLSLLEASEFANAAAALSVTKLGAQSGMPTKDEVDSFLKS
- a CDS encoding CBO0543 family protein — protein: MKVNLPQEQLDQLHELKSTQEKVSNDWIDYWFEYSSFDTWQFWVNVSFIIIPLIVLYIFIDKKRVFLLGFYGFNIHVWMVYTDAIGTRYNFFEYPYKAVPFLPIHVGIDTSLVPVLFILLYQWILHKKKNFYLYNLGLILFLSFIFKPIIVSHHLFHLKNGANFLYIFLLYVIVVLISRAITNVFIYLHSKSELKETH